In a genomic window of Quercus lobata isolate SW786 chromosome 4, ValleyOak3.0 Primary Assembly, whole genome shotgun sequence:
- the LOC115983344 gene encoding UDP-glycosyltransferase 87A2-like — protein MDPAKTEQPEPTVCHLVAMPYPGRSHINAMMNLCKLLASKTADILISFVVTEEWLGLISSEPKPPAQIRFATVPNCIPSEVGRGKDFPGFLKAVNTKMEVHVEELLDRLPPVKAIVADTYVYWAIGLGNRRNIPVASLFPMPAMVFSVFHHFELLVQNQHFPVDLSERGDELVDYIPGVSTIRIADLPTFTYGDGRLVLPGVLEGISSVSNKAQYLLFTTFHELEAKAIDAIKAKFPIPVYPIGPAIPYLELEEKNASLTNSNNGVNYLQWLDSQPPCSVLYISMGSFLSVSNAQMDEIIGGIRDSGVRCLWVSRGETAQFKDCSGDMSLVVPWCDQLKVLCHSSIGGFWTHCGWNSTLEAVFAGVPMLTFPIFWDQVPISKHIVEDWKIGWKVKKDAGVVTRGEISELVKRFMDNKSDEMNAMRKRAKEFQKSSRQAIANGGSSDANLDAFIRNISDGHSH, from the exons ATGGATCCTGCAAAAACTGAACAGCCTGAGCCAACCGTCTGCCACCTGGTGGCTATGCCGTATCCCGGTCGCAGCCACATCAACGCTATGATGAATTTGTGCAAGCTTCTGGCTTCAAAAACCGCCGATATTCTCATCAGCTTCGTCGTCACCGAAGAGTGGCTCGGACTCATCAGCTCAGAGCCAAAGCCACCGGCTCAGATACGCTTCGCCACCGTACCCAATTGCATACCTTCCGAGGTGGGTCGTGGGAAAGATTTTCCGGGCTTTCTGAAAGCTGTGAATACGAAGATGGAAGTTCACGTTGAGGAGCTCCTGGACCGGCTTCCGCCGGTGAAAGCCATCGTGGCTGATACTTATGTGTATTGGGCTATCGGCTTGGGAAACCGAAGGAATATTCCGGTGGCCTCACTTTTTCCTATGCCGGCGATGGTGTTCTCAGTGTTTCATCATTTTGAGCTGCTCGTGCAGAACCAGCATTTCCCGGTTGATTTGTCAG AACGGGGTGATGAGCTTGTGGACTACATCCCTGGTGTTTCTACTATCCGTATTGCTGATCTTCCCACCTTTACATATGGAGATGGTCGACTAGTCTTGCCTGGAGTCCTGGAAGGTATTTCAAGCGTGTCCAATAAAGCGCAGTATCTTCTATTCACCACCTTTCACGAACTTGAAGCTAAAGCCATTGACGCCATAAAAGCCAAGTTTCCTATCCCTGTCTACCCTATTGGTCCTGCCATACCTTACTTAGAACTTGAAGAAAAGAATGCTTCTTTAACTAATTCTAACAATGGTGTCAACTATCTCCAGTGGCTTGATTCTCAACCTCCATGTTCGGTGTTATACATCTCAATGGGAAGTTTCCTTTCGGTTTCAAATGCCCAAATGGATGAAATTATTGGTGGTATAAGGGACAGTGGTGTTCGGTGCTTGTGGGTGTCACGTGGAGAAACTGCGCAGTTCAAGGATTGTAGTGGTGATATGAGCCTAGTGGTGCCTTGGTGTGACCAACTGAAGGTGTTGTGCCACTCTTCAATAGGAGGGTTTTGGACACATTGTGGATGGAATTCCACTCTTGAGGCTGTTTTTGCTGGTGTGCCAATGCTTACTTTTCCTATATTTTGGGATCAAGTCCCAATCAGTAAACACATTGTGGAGGATTGGAAGATTGGATGGAAGGTTAAGAAAGATGCTGGAGTTGTGACAAGAGGTGAAATTTCAGAGCTTGTGAAAAGGTTTATGGATAACAAAA